The genomic stretch CAAGCGGATCTATCTCTCTATCTATCTATGCATATTCTGAACTGAGTACAGTAATACATTTATAAGATCAAACATGGTTCCACAAGAATCACGCGATTTTAGGCACGATGTTGTGCTATTTCAAACTATACATCAGCCTTTTCATGCTTGACTATCGGTTCAGACGTAGAGGAACCCTTAGGCAGTTGCTTATTCGATTACATTTGTAATTTGGTTTCCACAATGCTGAATTGCTGACATCGTGTAAAGACACTAGAAGTCGGGAGAAACAGGAAAAAACCCGGGCGAACTCTAAACTCACCCCCGCATaggtcctcctcctccgtcccccaccgccgccgccgccggctggagccgccgggcaaagcctggccggtgctggcggcggacCTTCCTCTCCTCGCTTCTGGGCACAGGCGTGGCCGGAGGTGCAGTTTCCACGCGGATCTTGGCGCATCCGGGGCAGGCTGGCCGGCGGCCTGCGGCCGGCGAGGATCGCGCGTCTCGAGGCGGCCTGGGGGTGTGACGCGGCCGCCGTCTCTGTGGGGGGCGGAGGCTGGCGGCTTGTGTGCCTCCCCCGACGTGGTCTGACCCGGCGGCGGTCGGCCCTCCCGGCGACGGGGACTGGAgacgacgacaaggacgccttggCGCAGCATGCTGTCATGGTGGGGCGCGAGGGTGCGGATgggcggccgcgccggccggatCTGGGCCAGGGGGCCCGATCTGGATCTGGCTGCCATGCTCCGCACCTGCCCGGAGGTTGCTATGCCATCCCACGGGGGGATCTGCTGGCACGCTGGGCCGGCGGCATAGAGGTCTGTGTCTATCGGAGTGACGTTCACCTGCGGTCTACTGGCCTCGGCCATCTTCGGGGGTGTCTCGAGTCCTATCAAGGTGGTGCCTTTCTCCGCGCGGTGGCAAGATcatggatgccggggcggcggccctggaaggtgggaaCCTTGTGGGTTGGCGGGCGAGCCCGAGGTTCTGGTGCTGGCTGGGGCCATGGACAGGGGGTTGTCATGGTGCTTAGCGCGCAACGGTTTGTGGGGGTGTGGTGGCTGCCACCTCGGTGGCGTTCCTTGCCATGTTTGGGTGGTGGAGAGATCATGCCGAGAGGAAACTCTTGCCCTGGACCTTCTAGGGCCACGACGGCGTCGCCCATGgacgtcgcttccttcttgaaggcatcgttctGGCTTCTCCCTGCCCCCTTtcgtgctccgggtgaaaacccaagatccccggatcgggcggtggcggcactccggtgtcgtgctcttcttgaagacaccgtcttggagcccacaaCCCGAGGCTCTCCGATGGTTGTGACGGAGGTGTttcttcggcgatcttcggcaaggcttgctccgtgccccttcccttgtcgagcttccttggcgctgctgTTCGGTTTGTGAGCAACGAGGGTTggcccccggtggtggtcggcttccggtggcgtttCTGCGACGGAGGAGTTCTGCTGAGGCACacgtgaaaatggctcgctctcgagtgagctccggcccgacactgtagactcaaggcgctttggctgagctcGTTGATCACGCTTCCggttgtagcttcttcggtagttcgtgtgggtgtgtggtgtcgttctgtaagctgggttcagtaTCGTTTTCTCGgttggtggctttgttaattcaaagttgggcacttgagtgccttttatctaaaaaaaaatatcGTGTAAAGACTCTCCTTATGTTGCCACCTGACACTTAATCTTTAGCAGAGGAATGaaagggagattgtaagagcatctctaacagggctcgtaaatcccgccggaactgaacttttccggcggatttacgggtttggGCCGAATCTGTCACAGAACAGAGCCCGAAAACATGGGCCGGCCCATAAAAGAAGTTCAGGGCCTGAGAAACTCCCGcacgccccgtattaaaagggttcgcggagggagttcggttcgcaaaccctactcccctccaccGTTCCTCTCCCTCGGCTGCCACCACTCACCatttccggcgagcaatccagctCGCCCCAGCCAGCGATCCAGTGCCCGTTGCCACGTGATGGCGTCCCGTAGGCTCCGACGGCCGTGCCATTGGATTGGGCGGTGGCGACTCGCCGTTGCGTCCGCATGTCTTCCGCACCGACGCGGAGCGGTGCAAGTGGAACCAGagcgagggcgcgcgcaagcgcagcgctcgccggtggacgaactgggggctcacgcccccagggaacCTCGCGTGCTACGGCAACGCcggcgagggctcctcgtccggccagTCTAGCCGCGCACCGTGGCTCCCCGTCGtggagagcagcgacgaggacgacctcgtccccgcgcggTCACCGACCTTCTCCGCTggggactacgtccacggcagcgacgaggaggaggccgtccttGCACAGACGAAGGCCGTCAGCGCGGCGGAGGCTCGGGCacgcttccgccgggaggaggcggacgccgtccgccaggttcgggagtacgaggcggcccgccgggaggcccgcgtcctccacgtcaagctcgaaatagtcgagcttgacgacGCGTGAAGATCGTCCACGACAGCGTCGGTGCCGTCTGCCGCCGACAAGCTGCACCACCACCGGCATCGCCGCGCGCCATAGGTAACTATACTGGCCGCATTTTGATTTAGCTAGGTAGTGCTTGCCGGTGTACCACTAATTTATATTCAATTTGTCAAATAATGTAAGTATCGATGTTCAATCGGAGTATCTATGTCATgtcgaactatgatcatcgcctaaTTTACCCGCACCATTTCGAATTCCGCTTTTCGGTTCCATTTTTTCGGTTTCTATTCTGCGTCACTCCCAAAATCGATAGAACTTACACTGAAAACCACTTTTTCGGTTTGCACTTtttcgggctctgctagagatgctctaagattatGGGAAAAAAAGGAATACACTGAAAAATGGAACAACACTTGACTATGCGTCTCTCTGGTTACAATGCAAGAGAAAATGTCAGCAACTAAACCCAAGAAAATTGGTGTGAGCTTGTACAGATTTCCGAAATGGGAAGTCAACAGTGAGGTGGAGCATGACCGGAAATGAGGAGAATTTAATAGGGTGACACCTCTCGACCTACAGCCTGGTGTCTCGTGTGCAGATTTACATCGTCGACGTAGTGTGTGGTTTTCTCTGTTAAGAAATGGACCGGTTTACTTATGTGACTTGTGTTTGGGTAATATGTTTTTTGTGtgtctcaaactatagggttgtcTGTAGTACAAAACTAATATACACTACTAGCACTAGCTAAGGAGtagcttctcttttttttttttgaacaagaacgGCCCGAAAGGCCTGGAAGCATTCATTAATAACGGTGGGTACAAGATTTACAACAATGCCCTTTTACATCTCTGGCCCTAGAAAAGCTGAAATTTGAAGAAAAGGCATTGAACTTTGCAGAAAGAACCTTagcaagaaatagaaaaaagcaaTCAGGTGCTTGGTCTCCTTCTCCACCGGTCGCCGGCGACCTCAAGGCGTAGGACGCCGAGGTCAGAGAGAAAGTAGCTCGCGGCGCTCTCCAATCCgacggagaactaccagtgccgGCCGCGACAACACCactgggacgaaccacttggtggcGTAGCAACGGCGAGCTCCAACACTGTGTAGCAGAGGGCCTCCAGAGGAGGTAGAGCTCCTGGTCGagggccgcccttcggccatcaaaaaagggggcgagGCAGCGGAGCCAGCAAAGGTCCCCCGTTGAATAACTCGCCAGGCAGCAAGGCAGCGTTCCAGCATGCCAAGATCCACAAGAGCTTCCAGAAGATAGCACCCCGCAGGCATGAGCATGCACCGTCCCGTCCAGAGATCACCACACCATCTCCTCTTCTCTCAACACCTCCATGGAGAGACAGAGATGGAGAAAAGATGCAGGTCATCTCCATCCGGCCGCACACCGGGACTAACCTGGATCTCGTCGGAGCGACGAGCCACCAGCAGCAGCCCAActccccctcgcctccaaggccggccaggagAAGGGAAACAGCCGGGCTCACGAAGAATCCTCTGATctccccctcgccaccacggccggccgggaGAACAAACTTTTCTTGGCCTCGAACCCACCAGCAGAGATCCGTCGCCTTCTTATTTGAGGAGGTGGCTTCGCTCCTCCTCCCACTCTGCTCTGCCCATCGGAGCccaagcaacagcagcagcagccctaCCAGGCCATGGATCTGGCAGCGATCCAGGCCACCACCTCCAGTACAGGGCATACGCCCAAAACGCGGCATAGAGCCGAAAACTACAAAGAAACTACTGGATCTACCTCTAAACTACTCCGGCGCCTATCCAAGACCAACTCCGGCCAGCTATTCCGGCGGAGCGGCGCTCGGCGGCCCGGTCAACGGCGCTCGGATCTTGGTCTAACCGCACACTTACCcctccttagggcatctccaaccgcgcgacccaaaccgcgcccgcgcgtccgtttgggtcgagccggataaaaacgcggcccagcgcacggacctatccctaaaacggatggccgcggcgtccgggatgacccaaacccggcccaaatccgggacgagtttgcgtggccgcggacgccggatgctggtcgctcgcgtcctccccttgtccgcccctggcccgcctgtctgtctcccaaaacacacccagtccactccactcccaaaacctagagatggccgacgaagcgactgccgccgccaccgccaccatcggagacgaggcagagctcgcggccgttgccgctcctcccTTGGCGGAGGCTCCTCAgccggacgctccggtggtcgtggagccgggccggcgacgaagaaggcgaagcccgacCTCACCGCGGAGCGAGAGGAAGATCGAGAGCAAGAAGAGGGCCGACCGCCGCAGGGCGCTCGACCAAAGGAAGAGGGATAtcgctgccgcggaggagcggcagcgggcggcggagcagcttctccaactcaagacggaggcCAAGGTGGACGTCTTGTAAGAGCATGCCATTCTCTTTTATGGCCACCAAGCGCTCGCTCAGCACTTGATCCTCCCTGCcgccggcacggcctcgggggggagctcgtcctcgtccgtgacccggccccttcctccaaggtcaacatcCCTGCCGGTAGCCCCGTTTGGGTACACGCCCGGCGCGCACGAATTGGGGACGCAGTCGGCGCAGTACGCGTacccgtcacgggatgggtcaccggaggtgggcgagtcgttcacggggccgtctccttcgtccattgacctgaaccgtgcgccggcgaactccaaaggccccaagcaCGTGGGATCAGCAGCGATGGCCGGCGCACGGAACCTGCTCGACGAATTgtccaccgtgcaggcccctccggTGTACACGCAGCCAATGCCGACCACCATGCCCTCTGCTTCGACCGAGCAGGCTCCCCAGCCGCCTCCCGTTGACACACATCAGGACAGCactgcctgtcccggcagcattaacatcgaggaggagccgttgttcgctcAGGAGTTGacgcaagccgcagctgcacaagctcgagctCGCCGCGTAAGCAAACGAACcagcaactacacggagaaggaggacaaggtgctggtCGAAGGATGGTTGATcatcgggcaagatgcattgacgggtgccgagcagaaggggaccgcattctggcgccggatctatgaatactttcaTGAGCATCGCAAATACGGACAGgatccatttgagagcgaccgcagcgaaatatcgctccaaaagaggtggggagcaattcaaacggaatgcaacaaattccaggcggcgtatgatcacgtgaAGCGGCTCCCCGTTAGCGGCATGggcatgaaggacttggtatgattcttaacctcaactcGTTCATTCggtgtttgcacatatgtttatcgttcttgtctcgctttgctctaggcgTGGCAAGCTTTGGATTGGTACAAATCGGTCAATGGAgaaaagacctttgccttccctcattgttggaagataCTCGAAGGCACCCCCAAGTTcaaggaggggtacgaggggtacatggcgaccttgactggcaacaagaccgccaaagatcattgaccttgatggtggccagccttgtggtagctccgcttctcgtgcaagtcgtcctcgcggccacaaggcaaccaaagccgactTGAAGCGTGATGCCTCGTCCATGTTATtgtttggcactttgaaggagctgcatgccgatagagaggtgtccacggacaagagggatgagagaaggcgccgggagaaagaggaggacaggaagaactacttcgatgtccaaaagaagaagcttgagatagaagaggtcaaggccaagaccaaagctagagaaattgagttcaaagagagagaaattgagctcaCAACACTGGCAAGGGCCcaagaggtggagttgaaggcgaaggaagttgagctcaaacgccaagccgaggacaacctgatcatgaacgccgacttgaccaacatgagcgaggcgaagagagcttggttcgagaagaagcgaaggagatcctagagcgtccaaattgagttgacaatctcaatttgtaatttttatatttgttcgaactatggcacattttatttcttcatcatgcaacattttatttgatattgttttatgctatttgatattattctataATTGTTAGATATTATTTCTATATTTGTTACATACTATTTATAACTATGTGTGGCCAGATGGCCTATTTCcaaaagaaataggccaaatggccaaatgggtggccgctgcgttgggcgcagcgtgcgacccaaacggacacgcggacgcgtgtccggccggccacgcaaacggtccaaacggacggcccagcgcgtccgtttgggtcagccGGTTGGAAATGCCCTTATCTCTCACCCTCCTACAGTACCCTTGAGGGTGAGCAACCACAGTGCCTGGCAGTGTGGACATGCCGACCAAGCTCGTCGTCAGCCTGTTTCTGTTTGAGATGGTGTACATCAGTCTGCGTGTTTTGAATTTCCAAGTCACGGTAGCATGTTTTAGAACCTTTTTACAActgcaaaagccaaaaaaaagggGGCTTGACAGTTGACATGTGTGGTTTGGCATGAAATGAACATTTTTACTTGACAGAGTTCTGCGAGCACTTGCAAAGAAAACTTAATTATTGCATTAACACTGAAAAAAAATGACACTGAAGTACTGAACCATGCAACCCACTGGACCAGTCAACAGAACAACCCACTGGCCACTGCAACTCCCTCCAAAGCAAGTTCCAGACAAGGAAGCGGCGCTGCGGCGGCATGAGCTTGGAGGACATCATCGCCCCGTCTCGTCGGCAAggagctcgccgcgccgccgggggCGGCTAGCTCGCCGTTTGTGGCTGCATCGTGGGAGCTGGACGCGATACTCCGCCTCGGGGGTGGCTGGCTGCGCTGCGTCCACCACGCCCATgtcccgcctccaccgccgcttctcctcctccatctcgccgcgcGCACGCTCCTGGTCTCCCCACTCCGCCTTTGCCGCGGCCACGGAGCGCTTGCGCGCCGGGACGCTCACTTCGGAAGACGCACACCGCCTGTTCGACCAATTGCTAGCGCGGCCAGCCCCGGTCCACGTGCGCTCTCTCAAcggcttcctcgccgccctcgcccgtgCGCCGGACTCCGCCACCTGCCGAGATGGCCCCGCCCTCGCCATCGCCCTCTTCAGCCGTGTGTGCCGACAAGAATCCGGCCAGCGGATGGCGGCTCTCACAGTCCACACCTACGGCATCCTCATGGACTGCTGCTGCCGCGCACGCCTCCCGGAACTTGGGCTCGCCTTATTCGGTCGCCTTCTGAGGACGGGCCTCAAGACAAATGAGATCATCTGCAGCACCCTCCTCAAGTGCCTCTGCTGCGCAAAACGGACCAATGAGGCTGTCAACCTCTTGCTTCATTGGATGTCTGACCCTGGCGGTGTGACTAATGCCTTCTCATGCTCCATTGTTCTGAAGAGCTTATGTGACCATAGCAGGAGCCAGGAGGCGCTCGACCTGCTCCAGACGGTGGCAAAAAAAGGAGGCGGCTGCTCCCTCGATGTGGTGGCATATAGCACCATCATCCACGGCTTCTTTAAGGAAGGGCAAATTGGCAAGGCATGCGATCTATtccatgaaatggtgcagcaaggggTTGTGCCTAATGTGGTCACATATAACTCGATTATCGATGCGCTGTGCAAGGTCAGAGCGATGGACAAGGCAGAGTTGTTCCTTCGGCAGATGGTTGGCAATGGTGTTCCGCCCGATAAAGTTACATACACTAGCATGATCCATGGATATTCCACTTTGGGAAGGTGGAAGGAGGCAACTAAAACGTTCAGAGAAATGACAAGGCAGGGTCTTATACCAAATATTATCACTTGGAACTCGTTCATGACCTCCCTTTGCAAGCATGGGAAAAGTAAAGAGGCTGCAGCACTTTTTGATTCCATGACTGCCAAGGGCCACCACAAGCCTGATATCACCTCGTACTCTATTCTGCTTCACGGGTATGCCTCTGAAGGATGCTTTGCCGACATGATTAATCTCTTTAATTCTATGGAAAGCAATGGCATTGTACCTGACTGCCATGTTTGCACCATATTAATTGATGCGTATGCTAAATGTGGAATGATGGATGAAGCTATGCTCATATTTACTGAAATGGCAGGACAAGGAGTGAGTCCAGATGTCTTCACCTTTTCAAGTGTAATTGCTGCATTTTGTAGAATGGGCAGGCTTGCTGATGCTATAGAAAAATTCAATCAGATGATTTCTATTGGAATACAACCGAATGCAGTTGTGTATCGCTCCCTAATTCAAGGTTTTTGTACACATGGGGATTTGGTGAAAGCCAAGGAGTTGGTTTATGAAATGATGAACAAAGGTATTCCTCGTCCTACCATTGCGTTCTTCAGTTCAATAATAAACAGTTTATGCAAAGAAGGAAGGGTTTCGGATGCATGGCCTATCTTTGACTTAGTTATACACTTCGGTGAGAGACCTGACGTCATTATATTTAATTCGCTGATTGATGGATATTGCTTAGTTGGCAAGATGGAAAAAGCAATGAGAGTGATTGATTCCATGGTATCAGTTGGCATTGAGCCTAATGATGTTTCATACAATACACTTGTTAATGGCTATTGCAGAACTGAAAGGATCGATGATGGGTTGATTCTATTCAGAGAAATGTTGCATAAGAGAGTTAAACCTACAACTGTTACATATAACATCATACTAGATGGGCTATTTCGTTCTGGGAGaactgttgctgcaaagaaaatgTTCCACGAGATGATAGAAAGTGGAACCACGGTGAAGATTTCCACATATAATATACTACTTGGAGGACTTTGTGGAAATAATTGCACCGATGAGGCAATCGTCCTGTTCCAAAAATTAGGTGCAATGCATGTGAAGTTCGATATTGCAATACTCAATATCATGATTAATGCAATGTACAAGGTTCAGAGAAAAGAAGAAGCTAACGAATTGTTTGCTGCTTTATCAGCTCGTGGCTTGGTACCTAATGCTTCCACATACGGAATAATGATAAGAAATCTTCTAAAAGAAGGATTGGTGGAAGAAGCTGAAAATATGTTTTCCTCAATGGAGAAGAGTGGTTGTGCTCCCAGCTCTCGTCTTATAAATGATATCATCAGAATGATGTTGGAAAAAGGTGAGATAGTCAAGGCAGGAAATTATATGTCTAAAGTTGATGGCAAAGGCATCTCACTTGAAGCTTCAACTATTTCTTTGCTGATGTCTCTCTTTTCAAAGAACGGAAAATATCAGGACAAAATAAAATCGCTCCCTGTAAAGTACCAATTTTTTGATGGAGTCAGCTGATGCACTGGATTCAGCAGATAAGTGTTGGCCTTGTCCGAAGATGGCTCTCAACGATGTGGGCAAGTGTCTATTCTGTGTGCTCACGAATATCGAGCTGGGTTATAGTGCCACCATGGTGTTCTGGTCTGGTATGTTGCTACTAGGCATGCTAGCTGTGGGGCTAGCTCCTAATCTAATGCCATATCAACGCAGGGCCATTTGGTGCATGATGAGCTTGCTAATGGTGAACGCATTACTAATGCCAGGAGCATGTCATGGCGGATGTCATCTCTGAGTTTGTCGAGTCTCGCTACATTATCAAGATATTTGAACCTCAGCATATCTGGTGCATGTTAGCTGAGGGTGATTATAGTGAAATCGATATGGTAGCTGATAGGAGCTCATAATGTTCTCGCTCTTTAAACCTTGAGTGATAGGATATTTTGTTGAATGTAGTTACCAAATACATGTACTGTTTAGATAAGACGAGTGGTCGGCAAGCAGGCGCGTGTAACCAGCAGCCAGGGTTCAAGGATTCACCCGACTTAATGACTATGGCAGGGAGGTGTCTTCCCCTCTGCTCCAGTTATCTTCTGGATAAGATCACTGTTTTTATCTTGTTAACTGAACCTGCGAGTTATCTCCAGATGAAGTTTCTGTGAAGAGAAATTGGCTGGGTGATCCATCTGCCCTTACATTTTCTGCATGGAACGACTTGTGCTATGGTTATACTTCTAGCAGTCCTCGAAGAATAGAAGCCTGGTGAGTTCACACTGAAATTAATGGGTCAATATATATTCCGTCAACTTTTGTGTACATTTGCATCCGTTATCAAAGAAATGAGAAAGAAATGAGGCTATAGCTGAATATATAAGGATTGTTTCAACTTCTTTGCAGAATCTTGTCATCCAGTGGGTTGATTAGTGAACTTGATGCTTCTTCTGGTGATCTAATGTTGCTCCAACATGTACGTTCTGTAGATATCCTATTAGACTTCCTCATAAGCGTGTTTCCTCGGGGATTCCACCAACCACCATGGGACTAGTTTAAACATCTTTAAGTGCTTGATGTTAATTTTCATTTCCAGGGATCTGTCTCACCACAATCTGCCAGGGTCATTACCTGATACTCTTAGTCACATGGTCCTTCCTGATCTGACACCGTTTTTCAAATTGTGCAGCACAGAACCTTTAAGTCTTTTATTTCTTCCACACAAGTATTTGCATGCAGTCATTGGACTGGAGGATTTAGTTATTTCATTTTATTGAGTTTAGCTGTTGTACTCTGGTTAAGTAATCCTCTTTCATATACCATTCCGATACTGTTAACTTATTGTTCATGTGAAGATCTTCTTTTCTTGCAAACCGGCCGTTGCTCCATTATCGTCGTGATGATGCCGTGGCGTACCCAGCCGTCCTAACATAGTACAGGAGAGGGCATATTTACATGTCGGTCCTTGGAATGCAATGAAACAGTATGTATATCTGCGTGTCAGCAGTTTATTATGAACGTAAATAAATGCAATACAGTACTTGATAGAGCACCAGGTTTtcttttacattttttttttgcgaagaaaACATCCAATCTATTCATCAACAATCAAGGCGATACAAAGAACACCAGAAGCAATAAGAATTACATCTAGGTCCgaagaccacctagcgacgactacagacactagagcgagccgaaggcgcgccgctgccatcacccctccATGATCAGAGCCGGGCGAATCTTGTTGTAGAAGACagtcgggaagtcgtc from Lolium rigidum isolate FL_2022 chromosome 4, APGP_CSIRO_Lrig_0.1, whole genome shotgun sequence encodes the following:
- the LOC124647115 gene encoding protein Rf1, mitochondrial-like, with the translated sequence MAGARNLLDELSTVQAPPVYTQPMPTTMPSASTEQAPQPPPVDTHQDSTACPGSINIEEEPLFAQELTQAAAAQARARRVSKRTSNYTEKEDKVLVEGWLIIGQDALTVNRTTHWPLQLPPKQVPDKEAALRRHELGGHHRPVSSARSSPRRRGRLARRLWLHRGSWTRYSASGVAGCAASTTPMSRLHRRFSSSISPRARSWSPHSAFAAATERLRAGTLTSEDAHRLFDQLLARPAPVHVRSLNGFLAALARAPDSATCRDGPALAIALFSRVCRQESGQRMAALTVHTYGILMDCCCRARLPELGLALFGRLLRTGLKTNEIICSTLLKCLCCAKRTNEAVNLLLHWMSDPGGVTNAFSCSIVLKSLCDHSRSQEALDLLQTVAKKGGGCSLDVVAYSTIIHGFFKEGQIGKACDLFHEMVQQGVVPNVVTYNSIIDALCKVRAMDKAELFLRQMVGNGVPPDKVTYTSMIHGYSTLGRWKEATKTFREMTRQGLIPNIITWNSFMTSLCKHGKSKEAAALFDSMTAKGHHKPDITSYSILLHGYASEGCFADMINLFNSMESNGIVPDCHVCTILIDAYAKCGMMDEAMLIFTEMAGQGVSPDVFTFSSVIAAFCRMGRLADAIEKFNQMISIGIQPNAVVYRSLIQGFCTHGDLVKAKELVYEMMNKGIPRPTIAFFSSIINSLCKEGRVSDAWPIFDLVIHFGERPDVIIFNSLIDGYCLVGKMEKAMRVIDSMVSVGIEPNDVSYNTLVNGYCRTERIDDGLILFREMLHKRVKPTTVTYNIILDGLFRSGRTVAAKKMFHEMIESGTTVKISTYNILLGGLCGNNCTDEAIVLFQKLGAMHVKFDIAILNIMINAMYKVQRKEEANELFAALSARGLVPNASTYGIMIRNLLKEGLVEEAENMFSSMEKSGCAPSSRLINDIIRMMLEKGEIVKAGNYMSKVDGKGISLEASTISLLMSLFSKNGKYQDKIKSLPVKYQFFDGVS